AACCAATGCCACGAGCTATCTCAGCGTCCGTTTTTCCGGTGCGGATGCCTAGATATATTTGGGCTCTATGGGCTATGTTCAGGTGAGGCATTTCTTTTTTTGTAAAGGGGGAAAGCGTACAAAGTAAACAGTACCGTTCACAACGGTAATGTATATTGATGGGTAAGAACGGTTATTTTCATTCGAAAACGAAGCGATCGTTTTAAAAGACAGTCCAATTTTAGACTGGAAAATTGTCTAAAATCAATATGCTGTTTCCAACCAAACCAACGTAGAGACATGGCATGCCTTGTCTCAGCGCTACGATGATCACGCACCGGTTTTCAATTACGTTTCCAGTCAAAACGCATTATTGATGTGGAAATGCTATGTGTGAAAACGGGCGTGGGGAGACAAGGCATGCCATGTCTCTACAGTGGAAATCCATACTCTATTTTTTTACGTTAATAAGCTGGCAGCCTCACCATTTCCTGAATTTATTCTATTCTCTTATTAAATGCGTTACAATACTGCTCCAAATGAATTTCAATGTAGTTGAAAGCGACTTATGCAATGGCAGGATCAATCCTCCAACCAAATGTCAATTCCACTATGGTTCAGTTGAAGGATATTGAAGGGCTTGATTTTCGGCTTTGGACTAGGATTTCAATCCCACTATGATGCAGTTGAAGGCGACAACAGCCATAAAATTATCCGAATCAATCATCGAATTTCAATCCCACTATGATGCAGTTGAAGGGAAATCATTACGCTTCAAAACGAGGATCCGAATTATATTTCAATCCCACTATGATGCAGTTGAAGGCATACACAAACACCTCCCCAGTGTAATCGTTGTTCATTTCAATCCCACTATGATGCAGTTGAAGGAAGGCTTCCGGCTATATGCGTCACTGGTACGACGCATTTCAATCCCACTATGATGCAGTTGAAGGCCGCACCTCCCGCAAACAGTTCGTTATCCAGATTATATTTCAATCCCACTATGATGCAGTTGAAGGTGTGGCGAACCCGTCAATGCGGACGTGTAGTCCGATTTCAATCCCACTATGATGCAGTTGAAGGCAAGAAGCCAAGGGGACTTTCGAGGAATTTTTCTTATTTCAATCCCACTATGATGCAGTTGAAGGAAACGATGCCGATAAGGTTATGCAAATGGATCAGCAATTTCAATCCCACTATGATGCAGTTGAAGGGAATTTTACGCTCACGGTCCTAAAAAATAAAAGTCAATTTCAATCCCACTATGATGCAGTTGAAGGCCCCCGCCTTGGATTGGCGCCAATATCCGCATGATTATTTCAATCCCACTATGATGCAGTTGAAGGCTTTTGTACGGCCCGCAGCTCTTTCTGCTTCTTGTATTTCAATCCCACTATGATGCAGTTGAAGGCCCTGTTTGGTACGTCACGTACTGAATCGAATCTAATTTCAATCCCACTATGATGCAGTTGAAGGCATACATCATCATTTGTGGTCCGTCAAATGTAATCGCATTTCAATCCCACTATGATGCAGTTGAAGGGTTTCAAAAATTCCTGAGTTGAGAAAGTATCAGCCATTTCAATCCCACTATGATGCAGTTGAAGGCGGGATTTGCGTCATTCAGAAAAACAGGAGCTACATTTCAATCCCACTATGATGCAGTTGAAGGTTGCCCGCTCTCGGGGTTGCTGTGGTGGAATTGTCAATTTCAATCCCACTATGATGCAGTTGAAGGCGTCATCGGCGACGGGGGATTGTCAAAGGTAAAAATTTCAATCCCACTATGATGCAGTTGAAGGAGAATAAAGTTTTCTAAAAATTCGTCCCTTTTGTCATTTCAATCCCACTATGATGCAGTTGAAGGGCTTGCTAGGGCGGTCTACAGCGGGCCTCTTTCGGATTTCAATCCCACTATGATGCAGTTGAAGGAGTCTTATTTCGTCTTCGGTGAAATCCAAACCTTCTATTTCAATCCCACTATGATGCAGTTGAAGGGGGGCCTGCCTTACCCGAAGGTTTGGTAACGAGAGAATTTCAATCCCACTATGATGCAGTTGAAGGAGATTATCGGAGGGAAATATTACAGGCGATAAGGTTATTTCAATCCCACTATGATGCAGTTGAAGGCATGGGAATAGAACCGTAAACGTTACAATGAGCTAATTTCAATCCCACTATGATGCAGTTGAAGGCCAGACAAGAAACGCGGCCGTCATTCGCGCTTTCCTATTTCAATCCCACTATGATGCAGTTGAAGGCCCGAGTTTGGCAGCCAAAGTCTCGTTTTTGGTATATTTCAATCCCACTATGATGCAGTTGAAGGGAAAGCATCGTAATTCATCCGACTATTTTAGTATGATTTCAATCCCACTATGATGCAGTTGAAGGATAACCTTTACTACGAAGTGGAAAGGGGCGAGCGCATTTCAATCCCACTATGATGCAGTTGAAGGACGCAATGATCAATACGGCTTTTAAGTACCAGGGGAATTTCAATCCCACTATGATGCAGTTGAAGGTTATTGTCGAGACAGAACAAAAAGCAAATGAAAAAATTTCAATCCCACTATGATGCAGTTGAAGGACTTCCCTCCTTGCTTCCATGCGCGCGCTCGGCAAATTTCAATCCCACTATGATGCAGTTGAAGGCAGAACAGTGCATAGCGTCGGCAAGGCCGTGGTTTAATTTCAATCCCACTATGATGCAGTTGAAGGCTATCGGCTAGGAATTTCTCGTAGCTGTATTCCTATTTCAATCCCACTATGATGCAGTTGAAGGTAAAATAATCCGGGTTCTCGATCTCCAGATACGTTTATTTCAATCCCACTATGATGCAGTTGAAGGCGCACGATGACAACGAAAGATTTAAACGAGAGTGATTTCAATCCCACTATGATGCAGTTGAAGGTTATGTCGTCGATGTCGACACTAATATTATTCTTTATTTCAATCCCACTATGATGCAGTTGAAGGAATTCATTGGGAGAAATCCGGCCTTTAGAATATCTATTTCAATCCCACTATGATGCAGTTGAAGAAAGGCTAAAAGGAATGGTTAGGGACATTTTGAAAAATTTCAATCCCACTATGATGCAGTTGAAGGCTAGTAAAGGATCTTCTCAACAAGAGGTCGCTTAATTTCAATCCCACTATGATGCAGTTGAAGGCACTTAATGCTACTCAGGCTGTGGCTATGGGTTTCTCATTTCAATCCCACTATGATGCAGTTGAAGGGACATTTTATCAGATTAATTCGTCTAACGCTACAATATTTCAATCCCACTATGATGCAGTTGAAGGAGGCATACCAAGTATCCGCCGACGAAAAAGAGCTATTTCAATCCCACTATGATGCAGTTGAAGGCTTTTTCGAACTCCGAAGGGTGAAGAATTCTCGCATTTCAATCCCACTATGATGCAGTTGAAGGCGTGTCGCGCACCGCGAAAGGAAACGCTATACCGTATTTCAATCCCACTATGATGCAGTTGAAGGCTCTATAAGAAATAGGGACTTGAATCCGATACAACCATTTCAATCCCACTATGATGCAGTTGAAGGCTCGGGAGACGAGACTTACGGAAGTATCGAAGAGGATTTCAATCCCACTATGATGCAGTTGAAGGAAATAGAAGTCTTTACCGCCAATTACCCGATCAAAATTTCAATCCCACTATGATGCAGTTGAAGGTTAAAACCGAAATAAACGGTGTTAATTGTATCGTGATTTCAATCCCACTATGATGCAGTTGAAGGAACTTACTGCGCCGTTTGGTTCGCGGCGCAATTCGATTTCAATCCCACTATGATGCAGTTGAAGGGGAAAAAAGCGGTTCGTGCCTTACGTGTTCGTCGAATTTCAATCCCACTATGATGCAGTTGAAGGATTTAATAGAAAGGGTCATGACTTGTTCTAATTGATTTCAATCCCACTATGATGCAGTTGAAGGACCGGCGCCGGTATAACCGCCCGGACCGTTCGCCCATTTCAATCCCACTATGATGCAGTTGAAGGCTACGTGGCAAAGGAAACCATGTCGCTTAAATACAATTTCAATCCCACTATGATGCAGTTGAAGGGCATAAATACCTTTGTGAATAACGCTCTGGAAGGACATTTCAATCCCACTATGATGCAGTTGAAGGTCAGGAAACAATCTTTCCGCGTCAGGCATGATGTAATTTCAATCCCACTATGATGCAGTTGAAGGCGGCGCATTCGCCCCATGCGCGAGGGTTTTCGGGAACATTTCAATCCCACTATGATGCAGTTGAAGGGGTGTTAACGATTCCGAGACGGCGCTACAAAGGATATTTCAATCCCACTATGATGCAGTTGAAGGAGCTCTGGGTTTGAATGTTAGCGCACTTCCAACCGTATTTCAATCCCACTATGATGCAGTTGAAGGTTTATCAGCGTGCAAAGAGGATATAATCAAAAGCATATTTCAATCCCACTATGATGCAGTTGAAGGTCCGAATTGCCAAGATGCGTTTCTTCGCTCTAATATATTTCAATCCCACTATGATGCAGTTGAAGGCAAGAAGCCAAGGGGACTTTCGAGGAATTTTTCTTATTTCAATCCCACTATGATGCAGTTGAAGGCCGACAAAAAACGGCCAGAAAACGGGGCTAATATACGCTATAGCCCCGTTTATATCAAGGGTTGATGGCCTTAGCGGTCGTCGTGCTTCAATACTACGATTTTATACGGGGTACGACAACCGCCCTGGCTAATGCGCCAGGGCCTTTTCGGCCTTTTTTCGATGCAGTATGTCAAAGAGCGTTGGCGTGCGGAAACGAGTCCGACGACTTTACAGGAAATTATCCACTTTCATCCGCTCCTTGCCCACCACCTGCTTGTCGAGCCAGCGTTGGTCCCGGCTTTTAAATATAATCAAACTGTCGTCTTCCTGCTTCATTATTTTCTTGGCCCGGGCCACCAGCTCTTTTAGCTTGGCCTCGGTGATCTCGCCCTCGAATACGGAATTCTGTATCCAGTTCAGGTAAGCGCGGCAGAGCTTGAGCATCTTGCCTACTCGTTTTTCTCCGATGTCGTATACTAGGATTACGTACATTTTGATTGGGTAAAAGGTCCAAAAGAAGGCGTAAAGAGTAGGATGTATAGCGTTTTACCGAGGTGTTTTTCCGCTCCCCATCTTTACTATAAAAATCACCACCAAGCCTTAAAGGGGCTGTAGGGCTCTATATCCAGTATATGCTTGGAGAGTTTGTAACACTCCAGCTTTACCAAGTGCCCGTAGCTCACTTTTTTCTTGAGCTTGCGGTGCTGTATGGTCTCCTTGAGCTTTTCGTCCCAAGCCCTCGCGAATATCTTCCGACCGCTTTCCTTGAGCAAACAACTGTTCACCTTAGCGTCAAAGTCTTTGGCCTTGATCATCTTAGCGTTAAGCAGGCGGAACAGCAGACGGTCCACGAGGATGGGCTTGAAGATTTCGGCCAGGTCCAGAGCCAGCGAGAAGCGCCGGGTGCCGGGCTCGTGCAGGAAGCTGACCGTGGGATTGAGCTGGGTATGGTAGAGCATATCCAGACAATGGGCGTAGCAGACCATATTGCCGAAAGACATCAGGGCGTTCACCTCGTTAGCCGGCGGGCGTTTACTACGCCCGTTCATCCGGAAATGGTCCAGTATCAGGTCGAAGCCTTGGTAATAGGCTTGCCGGATATTGCCTTCCACCCCCATAAGCTCCTGTATGCTGGGCGCCTCGGGAATGCCGGCGCGCAGGGCCTCGATCCTCTCTATGGCGAAGGATAGGTCTTTGCCCCTGTTGTCGTAGTAGCGCAGGTTTTTGAGCATATTGAAGGAGGCGCCTTCGATCAGTTCCCGGGCCAGGGCCATTCTGGGACCGTGACGCGTATAGTGCATGGCCTGGGCGATATGCACCTTGCCGGCCTGCAAATATTCCTTGGGGGCGAAGGAGCCGGTATAGTGCTCGTAATAGTCAAAGAAATGCACGCCTATCCCCTGCTTTCCCAAAAAATTGTACAGCGCGCTGTTGGCGTCCAGACTGCCGAAGCAGTACAGGGCCTTGACCGTCTCCACGGGCAGGTATTTGGGCGTGCCCGCCTCGCCGTCCTCGTCCACGGGCGTAAACTTCAGGGTATTGTCCTTCCGACTCATCCGGCCGGGGTTGAACAGGTAGTAGTTCTTTTTCACTTTCTTCGGTATAAAGTATTAGGTCTCAGGTATTGGGTAAACCGTAATCCTTAGTCCGATAATATGTGCCACAACCCCATGGTCAAGACACAGTACCTAAGACCCAATACTTTTTACCCAATACCGCAATTCACTCTCCCGACCAACAGAAATCAAAATACGAACAGCCGCGGCACTTGCTTTTGGGCAACTTCGGGGGGCAGTGGCCCGAGGATAGTACCTGTTCGATCTCCCGAAGCCATATCCGCAGTTGTTCGCGGTCACCCTCCTCCAGTTCCACCTTTTCGGTCTCCCGCAACAAGGGATATTCCAGTATGGCCGACGGGCTTTCCACGCCCATCTTTTCCAAGAGGTAGAGATAATACTTTACCTGCGCGCGATGGGCCTTGTCTTTTTTGTTCGATTTCTTGATCTCGTGCACCACCCGGTTGTCGGCGTCGTAGTGGTCTATCTTGGCCACCCCCAAGTCCAGTTCCTTGTATTTCTTGGAGCGCTGTATATAACTGTGCTCATGTGCGAGCTTTCCTTCCAACACCAGGTCCGAAGTATGCTCCATCGTGACGCCGTTGGCGTGGAGCCAGAGCTGACGCGGACAAATCAGGTACAGGTTTAGGAACGTGGGTATAATATCTCGCATAATCGTTAAACAGTACAGAGTAAATAGTAAGGAGATCGCTCCAAAACGTCATAAAGCACTGAAATTCAATAGGTAGTCACCTATATCAGCACTCTTCAGGACATCCTTTGAAGATGTTAGGCATCAAATAAAATTTCCTTCAGCCAAAGCGTCACTATCCAGACCGCCCTCCGCGCTATAGCACTCGGCATGATGCGCCAGATAGATAAAGCCGTACCTTTCCTCGTTACCGGCGTCTTTCAGGGCCCGTACGTCCT
This Fulvitalea axinellae DNA region includes the following protein-coding sequences:
- the cas2 gene encoding CRISPR-associated endonuclease Cas2, whose protein sequence is MYVILVYDIGEKRVGKMLKLCRAYLNWIQNSVFEGEITEAKLKELVARAKKIMKQEDDSLIIFKSRDQRWLDKQVVGKERMKVDNFL
- the cas1b gene encoding type I-B CRISPR-associated endonuclease Cas1b, with protein sequence MKKNYYLFNPGRMSRKDNTLKFTPVDEDGEAGTPKYLPVETVKALYCFGSLDANSALYNFLGKQGIGVHFFDYYEHYTGSFAPKEYLQAGKVHIAQAMHYTRHGPRMALARELIEGASFNMLKNLRYYDNRGKDLSFAIERIEALRAGIPEAPSIQELMGVEGNIRQAYYQGFDLILDHFRMNGRSKRPPANEVNALMSFGNMVCYAHCLDMLYHTQLNPTVSFLHEPGTRRFSLALDLAEIFKPILVDRLLFRLLNAKMIKAKDFDAKVNSCLLKESGRKIFARAWDEKLKETIQHRKLKKKVSYGHLVKLECYKLSKHILDIEPYSPFKAWW
- the cas4 gene encoding CRISPR-associated protein Cas4; the encoded protein is MRDIIPTFLNLYLICPRQLWLHANGVTMEHTSDLVLEGKLAHEHSYIQRSKKYKELDLGVAKIDHYDADNRVVHEIKKSNKKDKAHRAQVKYYLYLLEKMGVESPSAILEYPLLRETEKVELEEGDREQLRIWLREIEQVLSSGHCPPKLPKSKCRGCSYFDFCWSGE